The following coding sequences are from one Paenibacillus tundrae window:
- a CDS encoding AraC family transcriptional regulator — protein sequence MNLNDHILLWNHVFIKILDVRKNALEPGEKLSHYQLPASAYFYMIDGTARVRIDQHCYIVDGFHVVHGGKLANLEIETDSGVAYYMILYKAILTLPCRMEIQQLMEHERPFQNQFGMIPANPLDMYQCIEALYWEWEQPTKLAKLHAKVLFQQWVYSLLEDLHNQSIQPFKPDLVTRAVEYMNTHLQEPLGLDKMGEELDCSVGHLSRLFKQKLNVSPIQYLAQRRVERAAYLMTHTDATLQQIAEQVGYPDAHSLSRSFKKIKGLSPVQYKKKQRMNGAKQAIPFHKKHDLPHLMQENALQPLYPRLYNDIDYQYQKNVGGELFMQGKFKMTALSMLLCFTLLLAACSSPAPSASNTQPATTTPTAQSSNQATTDGNSATPVETRTVSTLRGDVVIPANPQRVASDQYMGYLLKLGIIPVGVRTFMLNESWIEKSGISEDLIAGIEDLGGEFPMNLEKLVSLEPDLIIGSIDKNIEDYEKIATTVFLPYWEGETTSGPLEKLRRIASVFGKEQEAEQWITTYQEEVEEAKKQIDGIIKEGETVSIVQVGNKALYVMAAEGGNYGSSTIYDMLKLPPTQQALDMKEGFVNISLEVLPEYIGDHVFIYGSQDEGANEVLNSEVWKHLPAVQKGQVYAYGSFGDKGDEFVMEDPFSLELQLDTIKNLLLNAKK from the coding sequence ATGAATTTAAATGATCACATCCTTCTATGGAATCATGTTTTTATCAAAATATTGGATGTTCGCAAAAATGCTCTAGAACCTGGCGAGAAGTTAAGCCATTATCAATTACCTGCGAGTGCTTACTTTTATATGATTGACGGAACTGCACGGGTAAGAATTGATCAACATTGTTATATCGTCGATGGTTTCCATGTCGTTCATGGGGGCAAGCTTGCCAATCTAGAGATAGAGACCGATTCCGGCGTTGCTTATTATATGATTTTGTACAAAGCAATTTTGACATTGCCCTGTCGGATGGAGATCCAACAACTGATGGAACATGAACGTCCATTCCAGAATCAGTTCGGCATGATTCCAGCCAATCCGCTGGATATGTATCAATGTATTGAAGCGCTTTACTGGGAATGGGAACAGCCTACCAAGCTGGCTAAACTGCATGCCAAAGTGTTGTTCCAGCAATGGGTCTACTCTTTATTGGAGGATTTACACAACCAGTCTATACAGCCTTTCAAGCCGGATTTGGTGACAAGAGCTGTGGAATACATGAACACACATCTGCAAGAACCTCTTGGTTTGGACAAGATGGGGGAGGAATTGGACTGTAGTGTGGGGCATTTGTCTAGACTGTTTAAACAAAAGTTAAATGTCAGCCCAATTCAATATCTGGCACAGAGACGTGTGGAGAGAGCGGCATATCTAATGACGCATACCGATGCGACGTTGCAACAGATTGCAGAGCAGGTTGGTTATCCAGATGCTCATTCACTGAGCCGGAGCTTCAAGAAAATCAAAGGACTTTCACCTGTTCAATACAAAAAGAAACAGCGTATGAATGGAGCCAAGCAAGCAATCCCATTTCATAAAAAGCATGATTTGCCCCATTTGATGCAAGAAAATGCCCTTCAACCTCTATATCCCCGCCTATATAATGATATTGATTATCAATATCAGAAGAATGTTGGAGGGGAATTATTTATGCAAGGAAAATTTAAAATGACGGCATTGTCGATGCTGCTATGTTTCACACTACTGCTCGCAGCTTGTTCTAGTCCTGCACCGTCGGCAAGCAATACACAACCAGCAACGACTACGCCTACAGCACAATCCAGTAATCAGGCAACGACGGACGGAAATTCAGCTACACCTGTAGAGACGCGGACAGTGTCTACGTTGCGGGGCGATGTTGTGATTCCAGCTAATCCACAGCGTGTAGCCTCAGATCAATATATGGGATACTTGCTAAAGCTCGGAATTATACCTGTCGGTGTGAGAACATTTATGCTGAACGAATCGTGGATTGAGAAGTCTGGTATCTCCGAGGATCTTATCGCAGGCATTGAAGATTTGGGTGGGGAATTCCCAATGAATCTGGAGAAGTTGGTTTCACTTGAGCCAGATCTTATTATTGGTTCGATTGACAAAAATATTGAGGATTACGAGAAAATTGCAACGACCGTCTTTTTACCTTATTGGGAAGGGGAAACGACTTCAGGGCCGCTGGAGAAGCTGCGCCGAATCGCTAGTGTGTTTGGGAAAGAGCAGGAAGCCGAGCAGTGGATTACAACGTATCAAGAAGAAGTGGAAGAAGCGAAGAAGCAAATCGACGGAATCATTAAAGAAGGCGAGACCGTATCCATTGTACAGGTGGGGAATAAAGCGCTATATGTTATGGCGGCCGAAGGTGGGAATTACGGTAGCTCTACCATCTATGATATGTTAAAGCTTCCCCCTACTCAGCAAGCGTTAGACATGAAGGAAGGATTCGTGAATATTTCTCTTGAGGTACTGCCCGAGTATATTGGAGATCATGTCTTCATATATGGTTCACAGGATGAAGGGGCTAACGAAGTGTTGAATAGTGAGGTGTGGAAACACCTTCCTGCTGTGCAGAAAGGCCAGGTCTATGCGTATGGTTCCTTCGGAGACAAAGGGGACGAATTCGTGATGGAAGATCCATTCTCACTGGAATTGCAGCTAGATACAATCAAGAATCTGTTACTGAATGCCAAAAAGTAG
- the nrdR gene encoding transcriptional regulator NrdR, giving the protein MKCPYCAFMGTKVLDSRPANEAKSIRRRRECEQCSRRFTTFEMVEETPLIVIKKDGSREEFSRDKILRGLIRACEKRPVSVETLEMMVSEVEKSLRNTADAEVESRQIGELLMEQLFPVDEVAYVRFASVYRQFKDINMFMKELKSLLSKEDLED; this is encoded by the coding sequence CCAAGGTGCTTGATTCCCGTCCGGCCAATGAAGCAAAATCCATTCGTCGCCGTCGGGAGTGCGAGCAATGTAGCCGCCGATTTACCACTTTTGAGATGGTGGAAGAAACACCGCTGATTGTTATTAAGAAAGATGGAAGCCGAGAAGAGTTCAGTCGGGACAAAATTCTCCGGGGGCTTATTCGCGCATGTGAGAAACGTCCAGTCTCGGTGGAGACACTTGAGATGATGGTTTCTGAAGTAGAGAAGTCTTTGCGTAATACCGCTGATGCGGAAGTGGAAAGTCGCCAGATTGGTGAGTTATTGATGGAACAGCTCTTTCCCGTGGATGAAGTGGCATATGTTCGCTTTGCTTCGGTGTACCGTCAATTTAAAGACATCAATATGTTCATGAAAGAATTAAAATCATTGCTGTCCAAAGAAGACCTGGAGGACTAG
- a CDS encoding stalk domain-containing protein — MKRNVLRCATVMMMWVVIFMLTPNLTSAAGLHFPERDEVKRTWNQLQDMNVGLKTYDIEPSFKAPYEIGKVNQTMLEQALLATNLARALAGLPSDVQLDNELNALAQHGAVLLAATDKLSHYPEKPADMTDEFYNKGYESTKSSNLSSGRDNLSRNVLDGYMPDTGRNADRVGHRRWVLNPSLQKVGFGIAGGYGSMQVFDKSRAEAVNYDYIAWPAADFPQQLFGGSHPWSVTLNPDKYEKPSLQNVKVQVTDLQSQKKWALDSANNDLNKDLYLNVQLSGFGVSNAIIFRLDGVEEYTGKYQVDISGLRTVGGQVTELSYTVEFYDLSQHFYPGETEKWNLQFSVEKGWSYETRTGTNYFDEVNRPYIEKGSTLVPLRLVSESLGLDVEWDPADRVIRISDDKKEIVLKTGSQQVRVNGVETTVSVAPTVVRGVTFVPLRFVSEQLGLSVDFEESSKLVRIEREYVH; from the coding sequence ATGAAACGAAATGTATTGCGATGCGCTACTGTGATGATGATGTGGGTTGTGATATTCATGCTCACGCCTAATCTGACATCAGCAGCAGGACTTCATTTTCCTGAACGGGATGAGGTCAAGCGAACATGGAATCAACTGCAGGACATGAACGTTGGATTAAAGACTTATGATATCGAGCCTTCCTTTAAAGCACCATATGAGATCGGAAAAGTGAATCAGACGATGCTTGAACAAGCCTTATTAGCTACGAATCTTGCTCGTGCCTTGGCGGGATTGCCAAGTGATGTGCAGTTGGATAACGAATTGAATGCGTTGGCACAGCATGGTGCGGTCTTACTGGCTGCTACCGATAAGCTGTCTCACTATCCTGAGAAACCAGCAGATATGACAGATGAATTTTATAACAAAGGCTATGAATCCACTAAAAGTAGTAACCTGTCAAGCGGAAGAGATAACTTAAGTAGAAATGTATTAGACGGTTATATGCCAGATACAGGTAGGAATGCAGATCGAGTAGGACATCGCCGTTGGGTGCTCAATCCTTCTTTGCAGAAGGTGGGTTTTGGTATCGCTGGTGGATATGGTTCAATGCAGGTGTTCGACAAGTCTCGTGCAGAGGCAGTGAATTATGATTACATCGCATGGCCAGCAGCAGATTTCCCGCAGCAGTTATTTGGCGGTTCTCACCCGTGGTCTGTGACGTTGAATCCCGACAAGTATGAGAAGCCTTCTTTGCAGAATGTAAAGGTACAAGTAACTGATCTACAAAGCCAGAAAAAATGGGCGTTAGATAGTGCAAATAACGATCTAAACAAGGATCTATACTTGAATGTGCAGTTAAGTGGGTTCGGCGTGTCTAACGCTATTATTTTCCGTCTGGACGGAGTAGAGGAGTACACAGGGAAATACCAAGTTGACATTAGTGGCTTGCGAACAGTGGGTGGACAGGTTACCGAGTTATCTTATACGGTAGAGTTTTATGATTTGTCCCAGCACTTCTATCCGGGCGAGACGGAGAAATGGAACCTGCAGTTTTCTGTTGAGAAAGGTTGGTCATATGAGACACGTACGGGAACGAATTATTTTGATGAAGTGAATCGTCCATATATTGAAAAAGGAAGTACGCTCGTTCCACTAAGGCTTGTAAGTGAGTCACTAGGACTCGACGTCGAGTGGGATCCAGCAGATCGAGTCATTCGGATCTCAGATGATAAGAAGGAAATTGTTTTGAAGACGGGTAGCCAACAAGTCCGGGTCAATGGTGTAGAAACGACAGTTTCCGTAGCTCCAACAGTCGTTCGGGGTGTAACCTTTGTGCCACTGCGGTTTGTTTCTGAACAGTTGGGTCTGTCCGTTGATTTTGAAGAGAGTAGCAAGTTAGTCCGAATTGAGCGGGAGTACGTGCACTAA
- a CDS encoding winged helix-turn-helix transcriptional regulator encodes MGISDLNGGDTNIADTPFGYTMSVIGGKWKMIILYLLAEKQTVRFNEMKRQLGVITFKTLSSQLKELEADGMVQRKEYPQVPPKVEYSLTDKAKTLLPVLEQLCDWGVKNRS; translated from the coding sequence ATGGGAATATCCGATCTGAACGGCGGAGATACAAATATTGCAGATACACCGTTTGGTTATACGATGTCCGTAATCGGAGGGAAGTGGAAAATGATTATCCTCTATCTCTTAGCGGAAAAACAAACGGTTCGCTTTAATGAAATGAAAAGGCAGCTTGGGGTAATTACGTTTAAGACGCTAAGCTCCCAGCTCAAGGAGTTGGAGGCCGATGGGATGGTTCAGCGGAAGGAGTACCCTCAAGTGCCGCCTAAAGTCGAGTATAGCCTCACGGACAAGGCAAAGACATTGTTGCCTGTGTTGGAACAGCTATGTGATTGGGGAGTTAAGAACCGCAGTTAG
- a CDS encoding putative quinol monooxygenase — protein sequence MIIIHAHLQVKPDQEQAFLAATKELVAATRQEEGNISYELLKHTEQEQKYTMVELWKDEAATASHNASAHFQAFVQQGAAFMAAPMNVEVFAGEAVKTN from the coding sequence ATGATTATCATTCACGCTCATCTGCAAGTTAAACCGGATCAAGAACAAGCTTTCCTTGCTGCAACAAAAGAATTGGTCGCTGCAACTCGCCAAGAAGAAGGCAACATCAGCTATGAATTGTTGAAACATACTGAGCAAGAACAAAAATATACAATGGTTGAACTGTGGAAAGATGAAGCAGCTACTGCTTCTCATAACGCAAGTGCACATTTTCAAGCTTTTGTTCAACAAGGTGCAGCATTCATGGCTGCACCTATGAACGTTGAAGTATTTGCTGGCGAAGCCGTTAAAACGAATTAA
- a CDS encoding alpha/beta hydrolase — MSTIETTIQSFDGTQLYFSKNVVRDAKAAVVIVHGLCEHAGRYDYVTEQLNKRGVSVYRFDHRGHARSEGQRTFYSDFHHIIDDVNVIVEEALQESGDTPLFVIGHSMGGFATSAFGTKYPGKVQGIVLSGALTRYNTKVAGELPLDLPLGTYFPNELGSGVCSDPEVVSAYNNDPLVEKQISVDLFNSLGYGVAWLKEHAKQFVDPVLVLHGANDGLVSEQDSRDFYGDIASTDKTLKIYANLMHEIFNEPSRDEVIEEVITWIEKHI; from the coding sequence ATGAGCACGATTGAGACAACGATTCAATCATTTGACGGAACACAGCTTTATTTTAGTAAAAATGTTGTCAGGGATGCGAAAGCAGCGGTCGTTATCGTTCATGGATTATGCGAGCATGCTGGGCGCTATGATTATGTGACAGAGCAACTGAATAAACGTGGTGTTAGTGTCTATCGTTTTGACCACCGGGGTCATGCCAGATCAGAAGGACAGCGTACGTTTTATAGTGATTTTCATCATATTATTGATGATGTTAATGTCATTGTTGAAGAAGCATTACAAGAGAGCGGCGATACCCCTTTATTTGTGATTGGACATAGCATGGGCGGCTTTGCAACCTCTGCGTTTGGGACGAAATATCCTGGCAAGGTTCAAGGTATTGTACTTTCAGGAGCACTCACGCGTTACAATACGAAGGTTGCCGGAGAACTGCCGCTTGATCTTCCGCTTGGCACGTATTTTCCGAATGAGCTTGGAAGTGGCGTGTGTAGTGATCCGGAGGTTGTATCCGCATACAATAATGACCCGCTTGTTGAGAAGCAGATTTCTGTGGATCTGTTCAATAGCCTAGGGTATGGAGTAGCGTGGCTGAAAGAACATGCGAAGCAATTTGTTGATCCGGTACTTGTTCTTCATGGAGCGAATGACGGACTGGTGAGTGAACAGGATTCACGTGATTTTTACGGAGATATTGCGTCGACCGACAAAACATTGAAAATTTACGCCAACCTCATGCATGAGATCTTCAACGAGCCTAGTCGTGATGAAGTTATTGAAGAAGTGATAACCTGGATTGAAAAACATATCTAA
- a CDS encoding MarR family winged helix-turn-helix transcriptional regulator — MTRMVSKEEQIINLLNVLGNKISPKFERCTGISSSRFEILHELDQVDEINQSMLQKIINIDSAAITRHLKQLEADQMVTRRKNPDDNRVTFVRLTDHGRKQIEGYKTEKTNFINQILQDFSEEEVLALADYLERMQNNF; from the coding sequence ATGACACGTATGGTTTCCAAGGAAGAACAGATCATCAATCTGCTGAATGTACTAGGCAACAAAATTAGTCCCAAGTTTGAGCGCTGTACAGGTATCAGTTCCTCTCGTTTTGAAATTTTGCATGAGCTAGATCAGGTTGATGAGATCAACCAGTCCATGCTTCAGAAAATTATCAATATCGATAGTGCTGCTATCACACGTCACTTAAAACAACTTGAGGCAGATCAGATGGTGACCAGACGTAAGAACCCCGATGATAACCGGGTAACGTTTGTTCGTCTGACCGATCATGGTCGTAAGCAGATTGAAGGCTATAAGACAGAGAAAACCAATTTTATTAACCAAATTCTACAAGATTTTAGCGAAGAGGAAGTACTGGCACTCGCTGATTACTTGGAACGTATGCAAAACAACTTTTAA
- a CDS encoding FAD-binding oxidoreductase: MKSSTKLTGRVIYKGDPGYEAARKNWDPHTDRKPKVFVFAQQTKDVSNAIKWARENNVTIRPRSGRHALEVNLSQVNGGIVIDVSELNTIKLDSKKGTVVVGTGNRVGRIAHTLAKKGFIAPFGDSPTVGIGGITLGGGIGPLQRTIGLISDNLLELEMVDANGKVIRASRNCNADLFWASQGGGGGNFGVYTKYKFKVRRAPAKATVYRITWPWAQWENVLKAWQKWAPSVDTRLGSELSIGPKKGGNVSMEGLFLGSKTEALRLLKPLTSVGTPTQTIIRSVPYPDAVTFLLPPDPVLTQRYSNQFSSGFGKRPFPDQAIKSMRRFLENVEGEFAGFFFLNWGGAVSRKSPKSTAFFWRKAKFYVEWNSSWTKPSQAAKNIAIVRNTRQKLQPYIVGSYINVPDQGIKHSGPVYYGANYARLRRVKAKYDPKNVFNNPQSITPARPIR, from the coding sequence TTGAAATCATCAACAAAGCTTACTGGAAGGGTCATTTATAAAGGAGATCCAGGATATGAGGCGGCACGCAAAAATTGGGACCCTCATACGGACAGGAAACCTAAAGTTTTCGTATTTGCCCAACAAACGAAAGATGTATCCAATGCCATCAAATGGGCTCGTGAAAATAACGTAACGATCAGACCACGGAGTGGAAGGCATGCACTTGAAGTCAATCTATCACAGGTTAACGGTGGCATTGTCATCGATGTTAGTGAATTGAATACCATTAAGCTGGATTCCAAAAAGGGAACGGTCGTTGTAGGCACAGGAAACAGAGTAGGGAGAATCGCCCATACGCTGGCGAAAAAAGGCTTCATTGCTCCCTTTGGTGACAGTCCAACGGTCGGTATTGGGGGAATTACTTTAGGTGGGGGAATTGGACCACTCCAACGTACTATTGGATTAATTAGCGATAACTTGCTCGAACTCGAAATGGTAGACGCTAATGGAAAAGTAATTCGTGCAAGCCGAAATTGCAACGCAGATCTCTTTTGGGCATCACAGGGAGGCGGCGGCGGGAACTTCGGCGTATACACCAAATATAAATTCAAAGTACGTCGAGCACCTGCAAAGGCTACAGTATATCGGATAACTTGGCCTTGGGCTCAATGGGAAAACGTGCTCAAAGCTTGGCAAAAGTGGGCTCCATCCGTGGATACGAGACTCGGCAGTGAGTTGTCCATTGGTCCTAAAAAGGGCGGAAATGTGAGTATGGAGGGATTATTTCTCGGCTCCAAAACAGAAGCTCTCCGGCTGTTAAAGCCGCTTACCAGTGTCGGCACACCAACTCAAACAATTATACGCTCGGTGCCTTATCCCGATGCAGTAACCTTCTTGTTGCCTCCAGATCCGGTACTTACTCAAAGGTATAGTAACCAGTTCTCTTCCGGTTTCGGCAAGCGTCCATTTCCAGACCAAGCGATTAAGTCGATGCGTAGATTTTTGGAAAATGTAGAAGGGGAGTTTGCCGGGTTCTTTTTCCTCAACTGGGGTGGTGCAGTAAGTCGTAAATCACCTAAGTCTACAGCTTTTTTCTGGCGCAAAGCAAAATTCTATGTTGAATGGAACAGCTCGTGGACGAAACCATCCCAAGCCGCTAAAAATATTGCAATCGTGCGTAATACACGCCAAAAATTGCAGCCATACATTGTAGGTTCATATATTAACGTGCCAGACCAAGGTATTAAGCATTCTGGGCCAGTATATTACGGTGCGAACTACGCCAGATTACGCAGAGTCAAAGCCAAATATGATCCCAAAAATGTGTTCAACAACCCGCAAAGCATCACACCTGCTCGTCCGATTAGATAG
- a CDS encoding MarR family winged helix-turn-helix transcriptional regulator, producing the protein MKLEWMGNHRALVEKIIKYGNAYSNTYKLQRSYGTDVMFSASQIQTLEYILEAEDKEEKMSEMALRLGVSRSTFSKNVKNLKEKGLLEKYHLSGNRKDIYVKPSTKGREVYAEYTEFVRKLCFDEIFQYADHISATDQANFIRILDKLADVLVWYGEKEQEPRKLVKIDPADE; encoded by the coding sequence ATGAAATTGGAATGGATGGGCAACCATCGAGCACTCGTCGAGAAGATTATCAAATATGGCAATGCTTATTCAAATACCTATAAGCTGCAGCGAAGTTATGGTACAGATGTTATGTTCTCTGCTTCGCAGATTCAAACCTTGGAATATATCCTTGAAGCGGAGGATAAAGAGGAGAAAATGTCTGAAATGGCGTTACGTCTTGGTGTTAGTCGCAGCACTTTCTCGAAGAATGTGAAGAACTTGAAGGAGAAAGGTTTGCTTGAAAAATATCATTTAAGCGGCAATCGCAAAGACATCTATGTTAAACCTTCGACTAAGGGTCGTGAAGTGTATGCTGAGTACACGGAGTTTGTGCGCAAGCTTTGTTTCGATGAGATTTTTCAATATGCAGATCATATTTCAGCGACGGATCAAGCTAATTTTATTCGCATCTTGGATAAATTAGCTGATGTCTTAGTCTGGTATGGTGAGAAGGAACAAGAGCCGCGCAAGCTCGTTAAGATTGATCCGGCCGACGAATAA
- a CDS encoding helix-turn-helix domain-containing protein has translation MEEMDWIKRLEQLYFSAVHVRQYSSNPGEIQRRTWNRFAICRVIAGKGTLMINDVVHTVSQEEWFLLKPGMHVELQTYTEAPIRYQIILFSCVALNRSQHNWHASTFDFPVTGKLHMSSNTRDIHELMNKLVSGKRPTESPVNLRRKHLVHQLLIQLMNQVKQAAPPVAGMDLALEYMKDNYTEDLRMEQMAQIAGLSVNHFTRTFKRQLHMTPMEYILKQRMAKAKQLLFSSDKIKAIAEQVGYKDEHYFSRMFKKKEGIAPTLYMKKKVNRIATTYYGLDDYVITLGLTPVSALSYDQRVAHPVAIPMLQAHRHQGIMLNSFDESYDKLRRLQPDLIITSDRLEPNEALHHIAPTTMLEHSNHFDERLLYMADIMGRTEQAERWIEEHAELSQLLRRRIQSRWGKQRVMFLRVTATFCRMYGRNSQTGALLYDDLGFHLPYQFPEKQWAVEMQCDAVRLYEADHIFVMVDPTTEARAQLRQLQSSAEWLTLKAVQEGRVYNAEDIFFKTLGPTGRMWAMKYVAEQLGITAR, from the coding sequence ATGGAAGAAATGGATTGGATAAAACGACTGGAGCAGCTGTATTTCTCTGCTGTGCATGTCCGTCAATACTCCAGCAATCCGGGAGAAATTCAGCGAAGAACCTGGAATAGATTTGCCATATGTAGAGTTATCGCTGGAAAGGGAACTCTTATGATCAATGACGTTGTACATACCGTGTCACAAGAGGAATGGTTCCTGTTAAAGCCTGGCATGCATGTGGAGCTCCAGACGTATACGGAGGCACCCATCCGATATCAGATCATTTTATTTTCGTGTGTGGCACTTAATCGCAGTCAGCATAATTGGCATGCGTCGACGTTTGATTTTCCTGTTACGGGCAAGCTTCACATGTCATCGAATACACGAGATATTCATGAGCTTATGAATAAACTGGTAAGTGGTAAACGTCCTACAGAGAGTCCAGTAAACTTACGTAGGAAGCATCTCGTGCACCAGTTATTGATACAGCTAATGAATCAGGTCAAGCAAGCAGCTCCACCTGTAGCAGGTATGGATCTGGCTCTTGAATACATGAAGGATAACTATACCGAAGATCTTCGCATGGAGCAGATGGCCCAAATAGCGGGGCTTAGCGTGAATCATTTTACAAGAACGTTCAAACGGCAACTTCATATGACGCCAATGGAATATATATTGAAACAACGCATGGCCAAAGCCAAACAATTGCTGTTCTCCTCCGATAAGATTAAAGCGATCGCAGAGCAGGTCGGCTATAAAGACGAGCATTATTTCAGCAGGATGTTCAAGAAGAAGGAAGGCATTGCTCCAACCCTGTATATGAAAAAGAAAGTAAATCGTATTGCGACCACGTATTACGGGTTGGATGATTACGTCATTACCCTTGGTCTGACGCCGGTATCTGCTCTATCCTATGATCAGAGAGTGGCACATCCAGTTGCTATTCCTATGCTCCAAGCACATCGTCATCAGGGGATAATGTTGAACAGCTTCGATGAGAGTTACGACAAGCTGCGAAGGTTGCAACCAGATTTAATCATTACGAGTGATCGGCTAGAGCCTAATGAAGCACTGCATCACATTGCCCCTACGACTATGCTGGAACACAGTAATCATTTTGATGAAAGGCTTCTGTATATGGCGGACATTATGGGACGAACTGAACAGGCTGAGCGGTGGATTGAAGAGCATGCAGAACTAAGTCAGCTGCTTCGAAGGCGCATTCAATCGAGATGGGGAAAGCAGCGTGTGATGTTTCTTCGGGTGACCGCGACGTTTTGCCGAATGTATGGACGCAATAGCCAGACAGGGGCTTTACTGTACGATGATCTAGGGTTTCATTTGCCATATCAATTTCCAGAGAAGCAGTGGGCTGTTGAAATGCAATGTGATGCTGTGCGCTTATATGAGGCAGATCATATTTTTGTCATGGTCGATCCGACAACTGAGGCTAGGGCTCAACTGCGTCAGTTGCAGAGTTCGGCTGAGTGGTTAACATTGAAGGCGGTTCAAGAGGGTCGTGTATACAATGCAGAGGATATTTTCTTCAAAACGTTAGGGCCTACAGGTCGCATGTGGGCTATGAAATATGTAGCAGAACAGCTTGGTATTACTGCACGGTGA
- a CDS encoding RidA family protein yields MNAVQTYNHNLWDHGITQGYRVNGTLYISGQFSHNATGEFVGAGNIETQTRQTLENLDHVLSQFGITKNNLAYVEVYLTNAQEHGGQVIELFKEYLGEHHRPAGSLIGVTYLAFPEQLVEIRAVAHTE; encoded by the coding sequence ATGAATGCAGTTCAAACGTATAATCACAATCTCTGGGATCACGGTATAACACAAGGATATCGTGTAAACGGCACCCTCTACATCTCGGGTCAATTTTCCCATAATGCAACAGGTGAATTCGTTGGTGCTGGTAACATTGAAACCCAGACGCGTCAAACGCTAGAAAATCTAGATCACGTATTATCCCAGTTCGGCATTACGAAAAACAATCTCGCTTATGTTGAGGTATACCTAACCAACGCACAGGAACATGGAGGGCAAGTTATTGAGCTTTTTAAAGAGTACCTAGGGGAACACCATCGTCCTGCGGGTAGCCTTATTGGTGTTACCTACCTAGCTTTCCCCGAACAATTAGTCGAGATCAGAGCAGTAGCACATACGGAATAA
- a CDS encoding nitroreductase family protein, translating to MSTIESKFQKTNDFNEITYGRRSVKLYDPEVKISREEMTEILAEASRAPSSVNMQPWRFLVVDTQEGKEKLAPLAKFNQNQVLTSAAVIGVFIDMNNVEYLEEIFSKAVEHGFMPQDIKDQQVKFVKPYYDNMPAADLRDVNLIDAGLASMQLMLAARAHGYDTNPIGGYEKDQIAETFGMDKDRYQPVMLISIGKSAKEGHPSYRLPVDTITTWA from the coding sequence ATGAGTACAATTGAAAGCAAATTCCAAAAGACAAATGATTTTAACGAAATTACTTACGGCCGTCGCTCCGTTAAACTTTACGATCCTGAAGTTAAAATCAGTCGTGAAGAAATGACAGAGATTCTGGCAGAAGCTTCACGTGCACCTTCTTCTGTTAATATGCAGCCATGGCGTTTTCTAGTTGTAGACACACAAGAAGGCAAAGAAAAACTTGCTCCTTTGGCTAAATTCAACCAAAATCAAGTGCTGACTTCCGCTGCTGTCATTGGTGTATTTATCGACATGAACAATGTTGAATACCTGGAAGAGATTTTCAGCAAAGCTGTAGAGCATGGTTTCATGCCACAAGATATCAAAGATCAACAAGTTAAATTTGTTAAACCTTATTATGATAACATGCCTGCAGCAGATCTGCGTGACGTTAACCTGATTGATGCAGGTCTAGCTTCCATGCAGTTGATGCTGGCTGCTCGTGCACACGGTTATGACACCAACCCTATTGGTGGTTATGAGAAAGATCAAATTGCAGAAACGTTCGGGATGGACAAAGATCGCTATCAACCAGTAATGCTGATCTCCATCGGTAAATCCGCAAAAGAAGGTCATCCTTCTTACCGTCTGCCTGTAGATACAATCACAACTTGGGCATAA